Genomic segment of Streptomyces sp. NBC_00654:
TCGCCACCGCGCTCGGGGTGGTGATCGGCGTGGTCACCTATCGCAGCGGCTGGGCGGGATCGCTGGCCATCACCTCCACGGCGACGGTCCTCACCATCCCCTCCCTCGCCGCGATCGGTCTGCTGATCCCGCTGGTCGGGCTCGGGGTCGCGCCCACCGTCATCACCCTGACGATGTACGGACTGCTGCCCGTCGTGCGTAACTCCATCGTCGGGCTGCGCGGTGTCGACCCCTCGCTGGTCGACGCGGCGAAGGGCATCGGGATGTCCCGGTTCGCCCGGCTGCGCAAGGTGGAGCTGCCGCTCGCCTGGCCCCCGATCCTCACCGGCATCCGGGTCTCCACCCAGATGCTGATGGGCATCGCCGCCATCGCCGCGTACGCCTCCGGGCCCGGTCTCGGCAACGAGATCTTCCGCGGTATCGCCTCGCTGGGCAGCGCCAACGCGATCAACCAGGTCCTCGCGGGCACGCTCGGCATCGTCATTCTCGCCCTGCTCTTCGACGCCGCGTACGTCCTGCTCGGGCGGCTGACCATCCCCAGGGGGATCCGTGGCTGAGACCGTCTCCGAGACCGCCCCCGGGGCCGACGGGAGGGACGGCGGGAGGGACGGCGACGAGGGCACCGCGACGGTCGCCTCCGGGGCCACGATCGAGCTGGAGGACCTGACCAAGAGCTACCCCGGGAACCCGAACCCGGCCGTCGAGAACGTCTCCATGGACATCAGGGCCGGCGAGACCGTGATCTTCGTGGGCCCGTCCGGCTGCGGGAAGTCCACCACCCTGAAGATGATCAACCGGCTGATCGAGCCCTCTTCCGGCCGGATCAGGATCAACGACGAGGACGTCACCGACATCGACCCGGTGAAGCTGCGCCGCAAGATCGGGTACGCGATCCAGTCCTCCGGGCTGTTCCCGCACATGACGGTCGCCGAGAACATCGCCCTCGTACCGAAGATGGTCGGCTGGTCCAAGTCCCGGGTGAAGGACCGGGTGGAGGAGATGCTCGACCTGGTGGGGCTGGACCCGCGCGAGTTCCACGGGCGCTACCCGCGCCAGTTGTCCGGCGGCCAGCAGCAGCGGGTGGGCGTCGCCCGCGCGCTGGCGGCCGATCCCCCGGTGCTGCTGATGGACGAGCCGTTCGGGGCGGTCGACCCGATCACCCGCGACCACCTCCAGGACGAGCTGATCCGGCTCCAGCACGAGCTGCACAAGACGATCGTCTTCGTCACCCATGACTTCGACGAGGCGATCAAGCTGGGCGACCGGATAGCCGTGCTGCGCGAGCGTTCGCACATCGCGCAGTTCGACACCCCGGAGGCGATCCTCACCAACCCCACGGACGACTTCGTCTCCGGTTTCGTGGGGGCGGGCGCGGCGCTCAAGCGGCTCAACCTGACGCGCGTACGGGATGTGGGCATCGCCGACTTCCCGACGGTGACGGTCGACGACCCGCTCCAGTCCATCTTCAACAAGCTGCGCAGCGGCACGCACAACGAACTGCTGATGCTGGACCGCAGGAACCGCCCGTACAAGTGGCTGCGGCGCGGCGATCTGATGCGGGCCCGCGGCTCGCTGGCCCGTGCCGGGCAACTGGTGCACGACACGGTGACCCGGGACGCCACGCTGCACGACGCGCTGGAGGCCGTACTGACCGACAGCGGGGGGCGGGTCGCGGTGACCGGGCGGCGCGGCGAGTTCATCGGTTTCGTCGACATGCACACCCTGCTGGACAACGTGCAGGAGCTGCTGGAGGCCGACCGGTTGACCGCCATGGAGCACCAGCACGAGCTGGAGGAGCTGCGCACCCACTCGACCGAGCAGGAGCTGGAAGGGGGTGGCGGCGGCGTATGACTCCCGGCCGTCCGAATTCCGGCGAGCCCGGCGTCTCCGAGACCCGGCCGCCGGGCGAACACGACGTCAAGGGCCATGCCTTCCGTGACGAGGAGACGGAGCCGGCGCCCCCGCCCGCCGGGCCGCCGCGCCGGATCACCTGGCAGAAGCTGGTGGTGCTGCCGCTCGTGCTCGCGGCCGTCCTGGCCATCACCTATATGTGGATCACCAACGTCGACCTCGACTCGATCGCGGAGAACTCACTGGCCGGCGACACCGTGCAGCTGCGGCTGTGGCAGCACATCAGGCTGACGGCCATCTCGACCTTCTGGGTGCTGATCATCGCGATCCCGCTCGGCATCGCCCTGACCCGGCGCGGGCTCAGCAAGGGCGCCCCGGTGGTCACGGCCATCGCCAACATCGGGCAGGCCACCCCGGCGATCGGTCTGCTGGCACTGCTGGTGATCTGGCTGGGCATCGGCCCGTCGACGGCGATCGTCGGCATGGTGATCTACGCGGTGCTGCCCGTGCTGTCCAACACGGTGGCCGGTCTCAAGGCGATCGATCCGACCCTGGTGGAGGCCTCGCGCGGGATCGGGATGTCGGGGCTCGGGACGCTGAGGAAGGTGGAGCTGCCACTCGCCGTGCCGCTGATCCTCGCCGGGGTGCGGACGGCACTGGTGCTCAACGTGGGGACCGCGACGCTGGCCACGTTCGGCGGGGGCGGCGGGCTCGGCGACCTGATCACCTCGGGCATCCAGACACAGCGGATGCCGGTGCTGGTGCTGGGGTCCGTGCTGACGGTGGTGCTGGCGCTGCTGGTGGACTGGCTGGCCTCGCTGGTCGAGCTGTCGCTGACGCCGCGCGGACTGGAGGGGCCGTGACGCGCGGATACCGGGCCGGGCTGCCGCTGGCCCTGGCCCTGTCGCTGGTGCTCGCCGGGTGCGGGCTGAAGAGCGGATCGCCGATGGTGGACGATGTGACGCCCGGGCCGGCCGGCCGGGGGAAGCCGCTCAAGGGCGCCTCCCTGACGGTCACCTCGAAGAACTTCAGCGAGAACATCATCCTCGGCCAGATGATCGGCCTGGTCTTCAAGGCGGCCGGCGCGGAGGTGCTGGACCGGACGAATCTGCCCGGCTCGATCAGTGCCCGCGAGGCGATCGTCAAGGGCGACGCCGACGCGATGTACGAGTACACGGGCACGGCCTGGATCACCTACCTCGGGCACGCCGAGCCGATCGTCGATCCGCGGAAGCAGTGGGAGGCGGTACGGGACGAGGACCGGAAGAACGGGGTGACCTGGCTGCCGCAGTCCACGCTCAACAACACCTACGCGCTGGCCATCAGCCGGAAGAACAACGCGAAGTACAAGCTGAGGACGCTCTCGGACGTCGCCGCGCTGGCGAGGAAGGACCCGAACGCCGTCTCGATCTGCGTGGAGAACGAATTCGCCTCCCGCGACGACGGGCTGCCCGGGATGCAGAAGGCGTACGGGATGCCGGTCCCCGCCTCCCACATCCAGAAGATGGACGCCGGAATCATCTACACCCAGGTCTCCACGTCCGACTCCTGCCTGCTGGGCGAGGTGTTCACCACGGACGGCCGGATCAAGGCGATGGACCTGGAAGTGCTGGAGGACGACAAGCACTTCTTCCCCAACTACAACGCCGCTCCCGTCATCCACACGGCGACCTTCGAGAAGTACCCGGAGATCGCGGGGCTGCTGGACCCGGTCAGCAGGAAGCTGACGACGGAGGTCGCGCAGGTGCTCAACGCCAAGGTGGACGTGGACGGGGAGGACCCGCACGAGGTGGCGAAGGAATGGCTGGTGGCGGAGGGGTTCATCGAGGAGGGGTGACGGCCCGCCGGAGCCATCAGGCCCCTTGCAAAGATTCCGTTGCAAAAAAGCGTTGCAAAGCTTCCTTTGCAACTCTAGAGTCACGGCATGACAGCGAACGAGGCCGACAAGGCAGAGACCGGAGCCGAGACCGGCGGTGAGGACGGGGACGGGGCTCCCGCCGGTGACCGCCGGTCCTACGAGGGGACCAACGTCCACCTCGTCGATGCCCGCACCCTGCGTGCCCTCGCTCATCCACTGCGACTGCGGCTGCTGAGCGCCCTTCGGGAGTACGGCCCCGCGACCGCCTCCGGCCTCGGGGAGCGGCTCGGCGAGTCCAGTGGTGCCGCCAGCTACCACCTGCGGCAACTGGCGTCGCACGGCCTCGTCGAGGACGCCCCGGAACTGGGCAAGGGCCGGGAGCGGTGGTGGCGGGCCGTCCACAGGGGCACCGCCTTCAACACGGGCCGCTTCCTGTCCCACCCGGACCCCGAGGTGCGCGGGGCCACCGGCGTCATCCTCCACGAGATCGCCACGACCCACGCCCAGGAGCTGAACACCTGGCTCGGCACGATGCACGAATGGCCCGAGGCCTGGCACCAGAGCTGGGACATCAGCAATTTCAAGGTACGGCTCACCCCCGAGCTCGCCCACGAGCTGACCGGGAAGATCCACGAGCTGATCGAGAGCTACCAGGGCGTGGTTCCCGAGGGCACCGAGGGCTCGGCCACCGTACGCAGCCATGTGCACGTCTTCCCGCGGCCTCCCGAGTAGGCCGGACGGACGGACAAACGGAACTACGGGCTGACGGGCCTGACGGGCTGACAGACCTGACGAACGAACTGGCGGGCTGACGGGCCGGCGCGATGAAGGGCCGACCCGCCGACCCGGCACCCCGTCATGCCCTGCGGACGACGAACCGACCCGCAGACCGGCGGACCAGCCGGACCGGCAGACCGGCCGGTCCGGTCCGGTCCGGTCCGAGCAGCAGACCGTCCGGACCGGCCGACGACGAACCGACGAGCCACCGACGAGCCACCGACGAGCCGACCGAAGGGGCCCACCAGCCATGCACTGCGACATCCACCACCGGACACACGTCTACCGCGCCACCGAACTGCACCGCGAGGCCATGACCCTCCGGCCGCCGCACACCAGCCTGCGCAGCCGGGTCGGCTGGACGATGGTCGAGCTGGGCCTCCGCCTCGCCCAGAACCGGCCCACCCGGGCCGCCGTGCGCGCGCCCCGTCCGGCGTAACCGATGAACGGGGGGCATCACATGCAGGACCCACAGCACCCGCGGTACACGCGGAAGGCGCGTCACCGCACACCGCTCATCAGCGTGCTCGCGGCCAACTCCATTTCCACAGCCGGGACGTCACTCACCCTCATCGGTGTTCCGTGGTTCGTCCTGGAGACCACCGGCAGCGCGGGACGGGCGGGCCTCGTCGCGTTCTGCGCCACGCTGCCGATCGTCGTCTCGGCACTCATCGGCGGACCGGTCATCGACCGGCTCGGCCGCCGCCGGGTCGCCGTCGCCTCCGACACCGTATGCGGCCTCGCCATCGCCACGATTCCGCTTCTGCACTACGCGGGAGCGCTCGAATTCTGGATGCTGTGCGCGCTGATGGCGCTCAACGGGCTGGTCCACACCCCGGGCAACACCGCGCGCTACGTCCTCGTGCCCGACCTCGCCGAGCACGCGGGCACCACGCTCACCCGCGCCGCCAGCCTCTTCGACGCCGTCTCGCGCGGCGCCCGGATGGTCGGCGCCGCACTGGCCGGGCTGCTGATCGCGCTGGTCGGGGCCGAGACCGTACTGCTGCTGGACGCCGCCACGTTCGGGCTGTCCGCGCTGCTGGTCGCGACGGGGGTACGCGGGGTCCGGGCGGCCGAGCCCCGCAAGGCCGCGGCGCCCGTCTCGCTGCGCACCTACCGTGCCGAACTGCGCGAGGGATACGGCTACTTGCTCGGCAACCGGCTGCTGCTCTCGGTCGTGATCATGGTGATGTTCATGAACGGCACCGACCAGGGCTGGAACGCCGTCCTGCTGCCGGTGCACGCCGAGGGCGAGCTGGGCGGGGCCACCGACCTCGGTCTGCTCACCGCGCTGTTCGGCGCCGGCGGCCTGACGGGGGCGCTGCTCTACGGGGCGGTGGGTCACCGGTTCTCGCGATGGACGGTGTTCGCGGTGTGCGTGCTCCTGTGCGGGGCGCCGAGATTCCTGGTCGCCGCGGTGACCGGGACTACCCTGCCGCTCGCCGTGACCATG
This window contains:
- a CDS encoding ABC transporter permease, which produces MSFWEYVGNRHQQLLTDAFQHVSAVFQCMVIATALGVVIGVVTYRSGWAGSLAITSTATVLTIPSLAAIGLLIPLVGLGVAPTVITLTMYGLLPVVRNSIVGLRGVDPSLVDAAKGIGMSRFARLRKVELPLAWPPILTGIRVSTQMLMGIAAIAAYASGPGLGNEIFRGIASLGSANAINQVLAGTLGIVILALLFDAAYVLLGRLTIPRGIRG
- a CDS encoding MFS transporter, which produces MQDPQHPRYTRKARHRTPLISVLAANSISTAGTSLTLIGVPWFVLETTGSAGRAGLVAFCATLPIVVSALIGGPVIDRLGRRRVAVASDTVCGLAIATIPLLHYAGALEFWMLCALMALNGLVHTPGNTARYVLVPDLAEHAGTTLTRAASLFDAVSRGARMVGAALAGLLIALVGAETVLLLDAATFGLSALLVATGVRGVRAAEPRKAAAPVSLRTYRAELREGYGYLLGNRLLLSVVIMVMFMNGTDQGWNAVLLPVHAEGELGGATDLGLLTALFGAGGLTGALLYGAVGHRFSRWTVFAVCVLLCGAPRFLVAAVTGTTLPLAVTMLLGGIAGGVLNPILTTVTYERVPEELRSRVSGALTAGCELAMPVGGLAAGLLVEGFGVTGALLAMGGVYLLATLSPLVFPVWRTMDRPGVQAGPGAVDRPGAVAGPGAASAEGAATASAEGPDLASAEGPGGSPAPVPAPVAGEVSSSGPSRPAPGSAASPRRPSAS
- a CDS encoding winged helix-turn-helix domain-containing protein, with product MTANEADKAETGAETGGEDGDGAPAGDRRSYEGTNVHLVDARTLRALAHPLRLRLLSALREYGPATASGLGERLGESSGAASYHLRQLASHGLVEDAPELGKGRERWWRAVHRGTAFNTGRFLSHPDPEVRGATGVILHEIATTHAQELNTWLGTMHEWPEAWHQSWDISNFKVRLTPELAHELTGKIHELIESYQGVVPEGTEGSATVRSHVHVFPRPPE
- a CDS encoding ABC transporter permease — protein: MTPGRPNSGEPGVSETRPPGEHDVKGHAFRDEETEPAPPPAGPPRRITWQKLVVLPLVLAAVLAITYMWITNVDLDSIAENSLAGDTVQLRLWQHIRLTAISTFWVLIIAIPLGIALTRRGLSKGAPVVTAIANIGQATPAIGLLALLVIWLGIGPSTAIVGMVIYAVLPVLSNTVAGLKAIDPTLVEASRGIGMSGLGTLRKVELPLAVPLILAGVRTALVLNVGTATLATFGGGGGLGDLITSGIQTQRMPVLVLGSVLTVVLALLVDWLASLVELSLTPRGLEGP
- a CDS encoding glycine betaine ABC transporter substrate-binding protein; translation: MTRGYRAGLPLALALSLVLAGCGLKSGSPMVDDVTPGPAGRGKPLKGASLTVTSKNFSENIILGQMIGLVFKAAGAEVLDRTNLPGSISAREAIVKGDADAMYEYTGTAWITYLGHAEPIVDPRKQWEAVRDEDRKNGVTWLPQSTLNNTYALAISRKNNAKYKLRTLSDVAALARKDPNAVSICVENEFASRDDGLPGMQKAYGMPVPASHIQKMDAGIIYTQVSTSDSCLLGEVFTTDGRIKAMDLEVLEDDKHFFPNYNAAPVIHTATFEKYPEIAGLLDPVSRKLTTEVAQVLNAKVDVDGEDPHEVAKEWLVAEGFIEEG
- a CDS encoding betaine/proline/choline family ABC transporter ATP-binding protein (Members of the family are the ATP-binding subunit of ABC transporters for substrates such as betaine, L-proline or other amino acids, choline, carnitine, etc. The substrate specificity is best determined from the substrate-binding subunit, rather than this subunit, as it interacts with the permease subunit and not with substrate directly.), whose translation is MELEDLTKSYPGNPNPAVENVSMDIRAGETVIFVGPSGCGKSTTLKMINRLIEPSSGRIRINDEDVTDIDPVKLRRKIGYAIQSSGLFPHMTVAENIALVPKMVGWSKSRVKDRVEEMLDLVGLDPREFHGRYPRQLSGGQQQRVGVARALAADPPVLLMDEPFGAVDPITRDHLQDELIRLQHELHKTIVFVTHDFDEAIKLGDRIAVLRERSHIAQFDTPEAILTNPTDDFVSGFVGAGAALKRLNLTRVRDVGIADFPTVTVDDPLQSIFNKLRSGTHNELLMLDRRNRPYKWLRRGDLMRARGSLARAGQLVHDTVTRDATLHDALEAVLTDSGGRVAVTGRRGEFIGFVDMHTLLDNVQELLEADRLTAMEHQHELEELRTHSTEQELEGGGGGV